One Fibrobacter sp. UWB13 DNA window includes the following coding sequences:
- a CDS encoding PorV/PorQ family protein, with protein MRKSLLSAILLAPAMALATGSAIITLQMPVGARQLGMGEVGAALADDATAMYYNPAGLAFGPLADEWRSSYSADAKKTPFFTHMASRSKNGFFDKSELWAGTTQGILKFDGEQWVNYYSVTLQGTAKIKDAVRTYVGSERGLDEYTRVVKAFNDVKNADDESHVVEVKMPWDLVVKDTITAILYESLTEKLWVGTPKGLYRFDGKSWKSFETELGERRVTALAKQGASLWIGTDNGLFVYRNGAFEQKGKVLPSQKINALVWAENRKELYVAVDGAGVARLTPKKSANDKDRWSLFNQEDGIMDLNPTALAVDSSGHVWATHKGGLSHFTLRKWEQVQFANNTVNDVSVDRKGAIWIATDLGVWRHMPDYATASGRKAELERGSKEDPTVTKRDDEWTHYHQGNGLSTNKVWAVLPEGNDVWFSTANGMEQYKDADYQLTAFYEKLLPVLNIPDLYHLYGGMTIPLNDWGTLGVSVNFVSFGSTVVSGDLDADDLVAYNSSEIVGGISYGTRFPNDWGLGLSIKFFYSDLSSGAAAGEEEATTFGYAFDIGVLKKNFIVPKLNIALVLANIGPSVYYVDKTIEDPIPLTWRLGLSYEILSMADYKWTVAFDYNREVVKDDDKGDPEPFYIACWKSIVDPDGDTNSFLQGVFNFGTEFIYSNTIALRLGYLYDRVGKRNEVDFGVGVMLSDVLQFDWATIKNVGRADGVRDGQMRFGMLFKF; from the coding sequence TTGCGTAAGTCATTATTATCTGCTATTCTCTTGGCTCCAGCCATGGCACTCGCCACAGGCTCAGCCATCATCACCCTCCAGATGCCTGTTGGCGCACGCCAGCTAGGTATGGGCGAAGTCGGAGCTGCACTTGCCGATGACGCAACCGCCATGTACTACAACCCGGCAGGGCTTGCATTCGGACCGCTCGCCGACGAATGGCGCAGCTCCTACAGCGCAGACGCGAAAAAGACGCCGTTCTTCACGCACATGGCATCGCGTTCCAAGAACGGGTTCTTCGACAAGAGCGAACTCTGGGCAGGCACCACGCAGGGCATCCTCAAGTTCGACGGCGAACAGTGGGTCAACTACTATTCCGTCACCTTGCAAGGCACCGCCAAGATTAAGGACGCCGTCCGCACTTACGTGGGCTCCGAACGCGGACTCGATGAATACACCCGAGTCGTAAAAGCATTCAACGACGTCAAAAATGCCGACGACGAATCGCACGTGGTCGAAGTCAAGATGCCCTGGGACCTCGTCGTCAAGGACACAATCACGGCCATTCTCTACGAAAGCCTCACCGAAAAGCTCTGGGTCGGTACCCCCAAGGGTCTTTACCGCTTTGACGGCAAAAGCTGGAAGTCCTTCGAAACGGAACTCGGCGAACGCCGCGTGACCGCACTCGCCAAGCAAGGCGCCTCCCTCTGGATTGGTACGGACAACGGGCTCTTCGTCTACCGCAACGGCGCCTTCGAACAGAAGGGCAAGGTTCTCCCGAGCCAAAAGATTAACGCACTCGTCTGGGCAGAAAACCGCAAGGAACTTTACGTGGCAGTCGACGGTGCTGGTGTTGCACGCCTCACCCCGAAAAAGAGCGCGAACGACAAGGACCGCTGGAGCCTGTTCAACCAGGAAGACGGCATCATGGACTTGAACCCGACCGCACTTGCCGTCGACAGTTCGGGTCACGTCTGGGCAACCCACAAGGGCGGTCTCTCGCACTTCACGCTCCGCAAGTGGGAACAGGTACAGTTCGCGAACAACACTGTAAATGACGTTTCCGTGGACCGCAAGGGCGCTATCTGGATTGCAACCGACCTCGGTGTCTGGCGCCACATGCCGGATTACGCTACCGCTAGCGGACGTAAGGCAGAACTCGAACGCGGCTCCAAAGAAGACCCGACCGTGACCAAGCGCGACGACGAATGGACGCACTACCACCAGGGCAACGGACTTTCAACCAACAAGGTTTGGGCTGTTCTCCCCGAAGGTAACGACGTTTGGTTCAGCACCGCAAACGGCATGGAACAGTACAAGGACGCCGACTACCAGCTTACCGCCTTCTACGAAAAACTTTTGCCGGTCCTCAACATTCCGGATCTTTACCACCTCTACGGCGGCATGACCATTCCGCTGAACGACTGGGGAACGCTCGGAGTTTCCGTGAACTTCGTCTCGTTCGGTTCTACAGTTGTTTCTGGCGACCTCGATGCGGATGACCTCGTGGCATACAACAGCTCCGAAATCGTCGGTGGCATCAGCTACGGCACACGCTTCCCGAACGACTGGGGCCTCGGTCTCTCCATCAAGTTCTTCTACTCTGACTTGAGCTCCGGCGCAGCCGCAGGCGAAGAAGAAGCCACCACGTTCGGTTACGCATTCGACATCGGCGTTTTGAAAAAGAACTTCATCGTCCCGAAACTCAACATCGCACTCGTGCTCGCTAACATTGGTCCGAGCGTTTACTACGTGGACAAAACCATCGAAGACCCGATTCCCTTGACCTGGCGCCTCGGACTTTCTTACGAAATTCTTAGCATGGCAGATTACAAGTGGACCGTCGCTTTCGACTACAACCGCGAAGTCGTGAAGGATGACGACAAGGGCGATCCGGAACCGTTCTACATCGCTTGCTGGAAGTCCATCGTTGACCCTGATGGTGACACGAATTCCTTCCTCCAGGGCGTATTCAACTTCGGTACAGAATTCATTTATTCTAATACGATTGCACTCCGCCTCGGTTACTTGTACGACCGCGTGGGCAAGCGTAACGAAGTTGACTTCGGTGTTGGCGTGATGCTCTCCGACGTGCTGCAGTTCGACTGGGCAACCATCAAGAACGTAGGCCGTGCAGACGGCGTACGTGATGGCCAGATGCGCTTCGGCATGCTGTTCAAGTTCTAA